One segment of Brassica napus cultivar Da-Ae chromosome C3, Da-Ae, whole genome shotgun sequence DNA contains the following:
- the LOC111209698 gene encoding transcription repressor OFP5-like: protein MESRWRRTEVFAVANWSSAPQKYFRDAVVEMIIENGINHQEELKEVLICYLRFNTDEYHVDMNINMFQQMFKTWEKIMEERLKGKQNDTYSKLGSEETGVSVEKVKAKW from the exons ATGGAAAG CAGATGGAGGAGAACGGAAGTCTTTGCAGTAGCCAACTGGTCGAGCGCTcctcaaaaatattttagagatGCAGTGGTCGAGATGATCATAGAGAATGGTATCAACCACCAGGAAGAACTCAAAGAGGTTCTCATTTGTTATCTCAGATTCAACACCGACGAATATCATGTCGACATGAACATCAATATGTTTCAGCAG ATGTTTAAGACATGGGAAAAAATTATGGAGGAAAGACTAAAGGGGAAACAAAATGATACTTATAGCAAACTTGGGAGTGAAGAAACTGGTGTCTCAGTGGAAAAGGTGAAAGCGAAGTGGTAG